In Galactobacillus timonensis, the genomic window ATCCGGTACAGGGACTTCCCCGAAAACAGCGGCCTGTGCCGTTTCGTTGTAATGAATCGCAAATGGGGGCTGATGGGATTCGATCTCCTGTTCCTTTTCTTTGTTCATGCGGGTTACAAGAATTGTCTTCTGGCCGCTGTTCCATGCGGCAAGCGCAATCGCTTCAATCTGCAGTGCCGTTTTACCGGCGCCATAGATTACTTCTGCCAGCCCCTGACGAAGTGCGCGATGCGTATCCAGCCTGGCAAAGCCAAGATCTTTATAGGGCGCTTCCTTGAGCTTCAGCAGAACGTCCTCTTCCTTCAGCTGCCCCTGTTTATACTGCTGCAGCAGCTGACGCAGTTCCTTCTGATCCATTCCAGTTCTCCTTAAGGCCATCATAAATGATGGTATGTTTCTCATTCAGTTCCAAAATCCGGTCCGGAATACTGTGCAAGAGCGTCTCATCGTGGCTTGATAACAGCAGCGTTCTGCCGGCCTGTTTCCATTGCTTTAAAAATGACAGCATCCATTGCCGCGACCTTCGGTCCAGTCCGTTCAGCGGCTCATCCAGAATCAGAACGATTGGATTCATTGCCAGAATACTGGCAAGTGCAGTCTTCTTCTGTTCTCCGCCGCTGAGATGATAGGGTGCCCGTTCTGCAAGATCCTGAAGATCCAGCATCGCCATGACATCGTCCGTGCGCTGATTCACTTCCATCGCAGAAAGTCCCAGCTGACGCGGTCCAAAGGATATTTCCTCCCTGACGCTGGCACAGAACAGCTGCACCTCCGGATTCTGGAAGACATAGCCGATGGCCGAATGAAGCGTTTTTGATGTCTGTGGATTTTTCATTGCGGCGGCATTGATTTCTTTGCCCTGAAAATACCAGCTGCCCTGCTGAGGGAATAGCAGACTGTTCAGCAGTTTCAAT contains:
- a CDS encoding energy-coupling factor ABC transporter ATP-binding protein, with product MSEELIQLEHVSYSYGDVPALCDVSFSIQKGECIGIAGDNGSGKTTLLKLLNSLLFPQQGSWYFQGKEINAAAMKNPQTSKTLHSAIGYVFQNPEVQLFCASVREEISFGPRQLGLSAMEVNQRTDDVMAMLDLQDLAERAPYHLSGGEQKKTALASILAMNPIVLILDEPLNGLDRRSRQWMLSFLKQWKQAGRTLLLSSHDETLLHSIPDRILELNEKHTIIYDGLKENWNGSEGTASAAAAV